In one uncultured Devosia sp. genomic region, the following are encoded:
- a CDS encoding ferritin family protein, with amino-acid sequence MLSFLTDNRRAFTALSEREILSLAIAAEEEDGRIYSEFATRLADTYPGSAALFEGMAAEEDEHRRRLLDLYVARFGTRLVPIRREHVKGFLQRKPIWLMKALSLETVRQQVWEMEEGAYRFYMEAAKQVTDADIRKLLGDLAAQERKHADAADRIDAEALGAEGRDSEGHEQHRQFVLTYVQPGLAGLMDGSVSTLAPVFAAAFATGDTHQTFLVGLAAAIGAGISMGFTEAASDDGKLTGRGSPIKRGFAAGIMTAVGGLGHALPYLIHDFAVATTVAVVVVLLELWAIAFIQNRYMQTPFWRAVMQVVLGGSLVFAAGILIGNA; translated from the coding sequence ATGCTGTCTTTCCTCACCGACAACCGTCGCGCCTTCACCGCGCTTTCCGAACGCGAGATCCTGTCGCTGGCGATTGCGGCGGAGGAGGAAGACGGCCGCATCTATTCCGAATTCGCCACGCGGCTCGCCGATACCTACCCGGGCTCGGCGGCACTGTTTGAGGGCATGGCGGCCGAAGAGGATGAACATCGCCGGCGCCTGCTCGACCTTTACGTCGCGCGGTTCGGCACGCGACTGGTCCCCATTCGCCGCGAGCATGTGAAAGGCTTCCTCCAGCGCAAGCCTATCTGGCTGATGAAGGCGCTGAGCCTTGAGACCGTGCGCCAGCAGGTCTGGGAAATGGAAGAAGGCGCCTATCGCTTCTATATGGAAGCAGCCAAGCAGGTGACTGATGCCGACATTCGCAAGCTGCTGGGCGATCTGGCCGCGCAGGAACGCAAGCATGCCGATGCTGCCGACCGCATCGATGCCGAAGCCCTGGGCGCCGAGGGCCGCGACAGCGAAGGCCACGAGCAGCACCGTCAGTTCGTCCTGACCTACGTACAACCGGGTCTGGCCGGATTGATGGACGGTTCCGTCTCGACCCTTGCTCCAGTGTTTGCTGCTGCCTTTGCCACGGGCGACACGCATCAAACCTTCCTCGTCGGCCTTGCCGCCGCAATCGGCGCGGGCATTTCCATGGGCTTTACCGAGGCTGCCTCCGACGATGGCAAGCTCACCGGCCGTGGCTCTCCCATCAAGCGCGGCTTCGCCGCCGGCATCATGACGGCGGTGGGCGGTCTCGGCCATGCGCTGCCCTATCTGATCCACGACTTCGCCGTGGCGACAACCGTGGCCGTGGTCGTGGTGCTCCTCGAACTCTGGGCCATCGCCTTCATCCAGAACCGCTACATGCAAACGCCCTTCTGGCGCGCCGTGATGCAGGTGGTGCTGGGCGGTTCGCTGGTGTTTGCGGCGGGTATATTGATCGGCAATGCCTGA
- a CDS encoding alpha/beta hydrolase: MAQKFFTGVDGNRLAYHDVGPLQGRPVVLCHGLCANSAQFLADADFFAMRGYRLLLPDIRGHGASSAPAHYPDEGFSIPVLASDMATMLDHAGVGPVHWVGNSLGGIIAFRLAADQPERFESLATFGTAHRLSLPAISPKAIPLLYQLLGRRLAAWSTARGTTANRAARPLIAAMLTALDPRVGEAIARHVRNYDLTEAALSYAGPTLLLHCGFDSAVNLALAATLKRFAGRDSFTRIELKTGGHMANLDATDEWRAALLQFWQKVEG, encoded by the coding sequence ATGGCACAGAAGTTCTTCACCGGCGTGGATGGCAATCGCCTCGCCTATCACGACGTCGGCCCGCTCCAAGGCAGGCCGGTCGTGCTTTGCCATGGGCTTTGCGCCAATAGCGCGCAGTTTCTCGCCGACGCCGATTTCTTCGCAATGCGGGGCTATCGACTCCTGCTGCCCGACATTCGCGGCCATGGCGCGTCCTCCGCGCCGGCCCATTATCCTGACGAGGGCTTTTCCATTCCGGTTCTGGCCTCCGACATGGCGACAATGCTTGATCATGCAGGCGTTGGACCGGTGCATTGGGTGGGCAATTCGCTGGGCGGCATCATTGCCTTCCGTCTGGCGGCCGACCAGCCGGAACGTTTCGAAAGTCTCGCCACATTCGGCACCGCACACCGTCTGTCCCTGCCGGCCATTTCGCCCAAGGCAATCCCCCTGCTCTACCAGCTGTTGGGCCGGCGTCTCGCCGCCTGGTCCACTGCGCGCGGCACCACTGCCAACAGGGCAGCGCGTCCGCTGATCGCGGCCATGCTGACCGCTCTTGATCCACGCGTGGGCGAAGCCATCGCCCGTCATGTGCGAAATTACGACCTCACCGAAGCGGCCCTCTCCTATGCCGGCCCGACGCTCCTGCTGCATTGCGGGTTCGACAGCGCCGTCAACCTGGCGCTAGCCGCGACGCTCAAGCGCTTTGCAGGGCGGGACAGCTTTACCCGGATCGAGCTCAAGACGGGTGGCCACATGGCCAACCTCGATGCCACCGACGAGTGGCGCGCGGCCCTTTTGCAGTTCTGGCAGAAGGTGGAAGGCTAA
- a CDS encoding GMC family oxidoreductase N-terminal domain-containing protein, producing the protein MADYDFVIAGGGSAASVAAMRLVREFGFTVLLLERGPARTNRVMAMPAGYMKYLAQDTFLEMHKTVPQPQLGGRAPIVPVGKALGGGSAVNAMVYMRGQAEDYDGWAAGMGNATEWSYADMLPHFTGVEANARFNDRYHGIGGNLRISDPGQLSPTTEHFLQAAQRLGHAYNPDFNGARQNGVGIMQHTYGQWGRYKERSDAKKAFLDDLAEDSRLTIVTGAQVDRVIVEGGRAVGVAYRKGGATHTARAGREVLVAAGTYNSAKLMLLSGIGPAGHLREHGIDVVADIAGVGQNLQDHHEVPVIATTKAPSGYFGQDKGWNMIRNGLQYLLFNSGPVTTTGIEACLFFDPDGGDRPTIQLYCAPIVYLDRDVSAAKPTWGVTFTSCLLRPKARGSVTLRSANPDDQPLVDCNFFGDPDDLRLTMKALETARSLLDTEPFKSRIADELLPGADVMVDPAKLESYCGQTVKTNYHPVGTLRMGLDSDPTAVVGPDLKVYGLDGLRVIDCSIMPQIVSGNTNAPAMAIGSKAASLIGAQYA; encoded by the coding sequence ATGGCTGACTATGATTTCGTGATTGCCGGCGGCGGTTCTGCCGCTTCGGTGGCTGCCATGCGCCTGGTGCGTGAGTTTGGCTTTACCGTGCTGCTGCTCGAGCGCGGGCCGGCCCGGACCAATCGCGTCATGGCCATGCCCGCCGGCTACATGAAATATCTGGCCCAGGACACTTTCCTCGAGATGCACAAGACGGTGCCGCAGCCGCAACTCGGCGGTCGCGCGCCGATCGTGCCGGTGGGCAAGGCGCTGGGCGGCGGCAGCGCGGTCAATGCCATGGTTTATATGCGCGGCCAGGCCGAGGACTATGACGGCTGGGCCGCCGGCATGGGCAATGCCACCGAATGGTCCTACGCGGACATGCTGCCACATTTCACCGGTGTCGAAGCCAATGCGCGCTTCAACGACCGCTATCATGGCATTGGCGGCAATCTGCGCATTTCCGATCCCGGCCAGCTGTCGCCCACCACCGAACACTTCCTTCAGGCAGCGCAGCGCCTCGGCCATGCCTACAATCCCGACTTCAACGGCGCCCGGCAGAACGGCGTCGGCATCATGCAGCATACCTACGGCCAATGGGGCCGCTACAAGGAGCGCTCCGATGCCAAGAAGGCCTTCCTCGATGACCTGGCCGAAGACAGCCGCCTGACCATTGTCACCGGCGCCCAGGTCGACCGCGTGATTGTGGAAGGTGGCAGGGCCGTCGGCGTCGCCTATCGCAAGGGCGGTGCTACCCACACCGCCCGCGCCGGTCGCGAAGTGCTGGTGGCCGCGGGCACCTACAACAGCGCCAAGCTGATGCTGCTGAGCGGCATCGGCCCGGCAGGGCATCTGCGCGAACATGGAATCGACGTCGTTGCCGACATTGCCGGCGTCGGGCAGAATCTGCAGGACCACCACGAAGTCCCGGTCATTGCCACGACCAAGGCCCCGTCCGGCTATTTCGGCCAGGACAAGGGCTGGAACATGATCCGCAACGGCCTGCAATATCTTCTGTTCAACTCGGGCCCGGTGACCACGACGGGCATCGAGGCCTGCCTGTTCTTTGATCCCGATGGCGGCGACCGGCCGACCATCCAGCTCTATTGCGCCCCCATCGTCTATCTCGACCGTGACGTCAGCGCCGCCAAGCCGACCTGGGGCGTCACGTTTACCTCATGCCTGCTGCGGCCCAAGGCGCGCGGCTCGGTGACGCTGCGCTCCGCCAACCCGGATGATCAGCCTTTGGTCGACTGCAATTTCTTCGGTGACCCCGACGACCTGCGCCTGACCATGAAGGCGCTGGAAACCGCTCGCAGCCTGCTTGACACCGAACCCTTCAAGTCGCGCATTGCCGACGAACTGCTGCCCGGCGCCGATGTCATGGTTGATCCAGCCAAGCTGGAAAGCTATTGCGGCCAGACGGTCAAGACCAACTACCATCCCGTCGGCACCTTGCGCATGGGGCTCGACAGCGACCCGACGGCGGTGGTCGGCCCCGATCTCAAGGTGTATGGGCTGGATGGCCTGCGCGTCATCGACTGTTCGATCATGCCGCAGATCGTCTCGGGAAATACCAATGCCCCCGCCATGGCCATCGGCAGCAAGGCGGCAAGCCTGATCGGTGCGCAATACGCTTAG
- a CDS encoding rhodanese-related sulfurtransferase: MNGRPRNMNANLPQSHQPYKVMAIYKFADLPDADAIQPVLAKFCCARDIKGTLILAPEGINGTVAGTLEAIDALSEWLFSGAVMAGRLAGAEVKYSTAEDMPFLRMKVRLKPEIVTLRAPEANPNKQVGTYVEAQDWNALIERNDVVLVDTRNDYEVGLGTFQRALDPATKNFTEFKDYVAENLDPTRDKKVAMFCTGGIRCEKASSYLLSQGFEEVFHLRGGILKYLEVVPEEQSRFAGECFVFDERVSVGHGLVEGDATLCRACRHPLTEDDRHSLDYVEGVSCPHCIGETAKHQAAAERQKQMELGKKRGVAHLGDAAATAAAERKAAKRATAEASRERNKAD, encoded by the coding sequence ATGAATGGACGGCCACGCAATATGAACGCCAATCTGCCCCAGAGCCATCAACCATACAAGGTGATGGCCATCTATAAATTTGCCGACCTGCCCGACGCCGACGCGATCCAGCCCGTGCTGGCAAAATTCTGCTGCGCGCGCGACATCAAGGGTACGCTGATCCTGGCGCCCGAAGGCATCAATGGCACGGTGGCGGGCACGCTGGAGGCGATCGACGCCCTGTCGGAGTGGCTGTTCTCCGGCGCGGTGATGGCCGGGCGGCTGGCCGGTGCGGAAGTCAAATATTCGACCGCCGAGGACATGCCCTTCCTGCGCATGAAGGTTCGCCTCAAGCCCGAGATCGTCACGCTCCGCGCCCCCGAAGCCAATCCCAACAAGCAGGTCGGCACCTATGTCGAGGCGCAAGACTGGAATGCGCTGATCGAGCGTAATGACGTCGTGCTGGTCGATACCCGCAACGACTATGAAGTGGGCCTCGGCACCTTCCAGCGCGCGCTCGATCCGGCGACGAAGAATTTCACCGAGTTCAAGGATTACGTCGCCGAAAACCTAGATCCGACGCGCGACAAGAAAGTCGCCATGTTCTGCACCGGCGGCATCCGCTGCGAAAAGGCCTCGTCTTACCTGTTGAGCCAGGGCTTCGAGGAGGTCTTTCATCTGCGTGGCGGGATCCTCAAATATCTCGAAGTCGTGCCTGAAGAACAAAGCCGCTTTGCCGGCGAATGCTTCGTCTTCGACGAGCGCGTTTCGGTGGGCCATGGCCTTGTCGAAGGCGACGCCACGCTCTGCCGCGCCTGCCGCCATCCGCTGACCGAGGACGATCGCCACAGCCTCGACTATGTCGAAGGCGTCTCCTGCCCCCATTGCATCGGTGAAACTGCCAAGCACCAGGCCGCCGCAGAACGGCAAAAGCAGATGGAACTGGGCAAGAAGCGCGGCGTCGCTCACCTTGGCGATGCGGCAGCCACGGCTGCTGCCGAGCGCAAGGCCGCAAAACGGGCAACGGCCGAAGCCTCGCGGGAGCGCAACAAGGCGGACTGA
- a CDS encoding aldo/keto reductase: MTYRADTARYDDMQYRRSGKSGLKLPVVSLGLWQNFGGTRDYPSAMEILGYAFDKGVTHFDLANNYGPPAGSSEELFGQVMKRDFRPYRDELIISTKAGYTMWPGPYGDFGSRKYLLASLDQSLGRMGLDYVDIFYSHRYDPETPLEETMGALAHAVRSGKALYVGISSYPEKETREAYRILKEMGVATTIHQPSYSMINRWIENDHTIEACGELGIGMIAFSPLAQGVLSGKYNSGGTEGTRGGNPNGTLRASHIEPRVLDAVDKVGEIARSRGQSMVQLALSWVLRRPEMTSALVGVRNLEQLKDNLGVLNNLALSAEEIAAIEEATKDGQMELHPRPSGWLR, from the coding sequence ATGACCTATCGGGCCGATACGGCACGCTATGACGACATGCAATATCGCCGCTCGGGCAAGTCGGGGCTGAAGCTTCCCGTCGTCAGCCTGGGCCTGTGGCAGAATTTCGGCGGCACGCGCGACTATCCCTCGGCGATGGAAATCCTGGGCTATGCCTTCGACAAGGGCGTAACCCATTTCGATCTGGCCAATAACTACGGCCCACCGGCCGGCTCGTCCGAGGAGCTGTTCGGCCAGGTGATGAAGCGCGATTTCCGCCCCTATCGCGACGAGCTGATCATTTCGACCAAGGCCGGCTATACGATGTGGCCCGGCCCCTATGGCGATTTCGGCAGCCGCAAGTATCTGCTTGCCAGCCTCGACCAGTCGCTCGGCCGGATGGGTCTCGACTATGTCGATATCTTCTATTCCCACCGCTACGATCCCGAGACCCCGCTCGAAGAGACCATGGGGGCGCTGGCACATGCCGTGCGCAGCGGCAAGGCGCTCTATGTCGGCATTTCCTCCTATCCGGAGAAGGAAACCCGCGAGGCCTACCGGATCCTCAAGGAAATGGGCGTCGCCACCACCATCCACCAGCCTAGCTATTCGATGATCAACCGCTGGATCGAGAACGATCACACGATCGAGGCCTGCGGTGAGCTGGGTATCGGCATGATCGCCTTTTCGCCGCTGGCGCAGGGCGTGTTGTCGGGGAAATACAATAGCGGCGGCACGGAGGGCACGCGGGGCGGCAATCCCAATGGCACGTTGCGCGCCAGCCATATCGAGCCGCGCGTGCTCGACGCGGTCGACAAGGTCGGCGAGATTGCCCGGTCGCGCGGCCAATCCATGGTGCAGCTGGCGCTGAGCTGGGTGCTGCGCCGGCCCGAGATGACTTCGGCGCTGGTCGGGGTGCGCAATCTCGAACAGCTCAAGGACAATCTGGGCGTGCTCAACAATCTTGCATTGAGCGCCGAAGAGATCGCTGCCATCGAGGAAGCGACCAAGGACGGCCAGATGGAATTGCATCCCCGGCCAAGTGGCTGGTTGCGCTGA
- a CDS encoding LysR substrate-binding domain-containing protein, with the protein MTSPFPIPLNALRAIEIVARRGALAPAAEELGVTIGAVSQHLRRAEERLGMDLFERTPAGLRPLPALKAVLPQLTSGFSALQDGLAELRGSGEGVLNLTVGSVFASRWLIWRVHKFTMLHPDIEIRLNVTGAMLDLGRPDVDCGIRYGLGDWPGTQVERIGGATYQPVCSPNVGRKLRSPSDLALVPVIQDLTTMMSWSAWMEHVGLDPAMTLVPGPTYSDASLAVDAAISEQGVLMMADMMSADAVSDGRLVRPFDRPVEGPQAYFLVTAKGRRETRKLRAFRDWLKVEVPDSLGGYVHQSRQIR; encoded by the coding sequence ATGACTTCGCCCTTTCCCATTCCGCTCAATGCGTTGCGGGCCATCGAAATCGTCGCCCGGCGCGGTGCGCTCGCCCCGGCGGCCGAAGAGCTCGGCGTGACCATCGGTGCGGTCAGCCAGCATTTGCGCCGGGCCGAGGAGCGACTGGGCATGGATTTGTTTGAGCGTACGCCTGCGGGCCTGCGGCCCCTGCCAGCGCTCAAGGCCGTGCTGCCGCAACTGACCAGCGGATTTTCTGCGCTGCAGGATGGTCTGGCGGAGCTGCGCGGCAGCGGCGAAGGTGTGCTCAACCTCACCGTGGGCAGTGTGTTTGCCTCGCGCTGGCTGATCTGGCGGGTGCACAAGTTTACCATGCTCCACCCCGACATCGAGATTCGGCTCAATGTGACCGGCGCCATGCTCGATCTTGGCCGTCCCGATGTCGATTGCGGCATCCGCTATGGCCTGGGTGACTGGCCGGGCACCCAGGTCGAACGTATCGGCGGCGCCACCTATCAGCCGGTTTGCTCGCCCAATGTCGGCAGAAAGCTGAGGTCGCCCAGTGATCTGGCGCTTGTGCCGGTGATTCAGGACCTGACCACGATGATGAGCTGGTCGGCCTGGATGGAGCATGTCGGGCTCGACCCTGCCATGACCCTGGTGCCTGGACCGACCTATAGCGATGCGTCGCTGGCGGTGGATGCGGCCATTTCCGAACAGGGCGTGCTGATGATGGCCGACATGATGAGCGCCGATGCGGTCAGCGATGGGCGGCTGGTTCGCCCCTTCGATCGCCCCGTCGAGGGCCCTCAGGCCTATTTTCTCGTAACCGCCAAAGGCCGTCGCGAAACCCGGAAGCTGCGTGCCTTCCGCGATTGGCTCAAGGTCGAAGTCCCGGACAGCCTTGGCGGCTATGTGCACCAGAGCCGCCAAATCCGCTGA
- a CDS encoding extensin family protein gives MRTVLTTLALVPILLATPVAAQDFLGGLEDLVNDLTKPPPRTTPRPVPPDATPEAPPEIAPVPRPRPPDRPVVPEVTPPVVEQETPVEEPAEPEVVAEPEQEPAPPEPDRVYQVACPAVIQGLVEAEMAPPLSEGICGEQSPLVVTAVLSRGRMVPLSSPVTTNCQMASALPDWVADVDGYAETMLDSRLASVDTGTSYMCRARNGGDQGFTSEHGFANAVDVVGFTLEDGTSIGVKADWDKATAPEGRLLRLAHDSACASFMTTLGPEANAEHEDHLHLDLGCHGESCEARICE, from the coding sequence ATGCGCACAGTTTTGACAACGCTCGCTCTCGTTCCGATCCTGCTGGCAACGCCTGTCGCGGCGCAGGATTTTCTCGGTGGTCTCGAAGATCTGGTCAATGACCTGACCAAGCCGCCACCGCGGACCACGCCGCGCCCAGTGCCGCCCGATGCGACGCCGGAGGCTCCGCCCGAAATCGCGCCGGTGCCCCGTCCGCGTCCGCCCGACCGGCCAGTGGTGCCGGAGGTGACGCCACCCGTGGTGGAACAGGAAACGCCGGTTGAGGAGCCAGCGGAGCCCGAGGTCGTGGCCGAGCCGGAGCAAGAGCCTGCACCGCCGGAGCCTGACCGCGTCTATCAGGTCGCCTGTCCGGCGGTGATCCAGGGACTGGTCGAGGCGGAAATGGCGCCGCCGCTGAGCGAGGGGATCTGTGGCGAACAGTCGCCGCTGGTGGTGACGGCAGTGCTGAGCCGTGGCCGCATGGTGCCATTGTCCAGTCCGGTGACCACAAATTGCCAGATGGCCTCGGCGCTGCCCGATTGGGTGGCGGATGTGGATGGCTATGCCGAGACCATGCTGGACAGCCGGCTGGCCAGCGTTGATACCGGCACCAGCTACATGTGCCGCGCCCGCAATGGCGGCGACCAGGGTTTCACCTCCGAGCACGGCTTTGCCAATGCGGTCGATGTGGTGGGTTTCACGCTGGAGGATGGCACGTCGATCGGCGTCAAGGCCGATTGGGACAAGGCCACGGCCCCCGAAGGCAGGCTGTTGCGGCTGGCCCATGACAGCGCCTGCGCCAGCTTCATGACCACGCTCGGTCCCGAAGCCAATGCCGAGCATGAAGATCATCTCCACCTCGACCTCGGCTGCCACGGCGAAAGCTGCGAGGCGCGCATCTGCGAATAG
- the lepA gene encoding translation elongation factor 4, which yields MTTPLSHIRNFSIVAHIDHGKSTLADRLIQTTGGLEQREMKEQVLDSMDIERERGITIKAQTVRLSYKAQDGETYILNLIDTPGHVDFAYEVSRSMAAVEGSLLVVDASQGVEAQTLANVYHALDANHEIVPVLNKVDLPAADIPRVKQQIEDVIGIDASEAVEISAKTGLNIEGVLEAIVTRLPPPKGDIDAPLKALLVDSWYDTYLGVVVLVRIIDGVMKKGQKIRMMASGAVYELDRVAVNTPKLVEVKELTPGELGVFTASIKEVADTNVGDTITDDRKPTSTPLPDFRPAQPVVFCGLFPVDASDFDELRAAMGKLRLNDASFSFEMETSAALGFGFRCGFLGLLHLEIIQERLSREFDLDLIATAPSVVYEVQMRDGETMMLHNPADLPDVMQIEEIREPWIKATILTPDEYLGAILKLCQDRRGVQNNLSYVGNRAMVEYDLPLNEVVFDFYDRLKSISKGYASFDYHLDTHRPGDLVKLTILVNAEPVDALSMLVHRSVAETRGRVMCEKLKELIPPHLFVIPIQAAIGGKIIARETVRAMRKDVTAKCYGGDATRKRKLLDKQKKGKAKMRQYGSVNIPQEAFIKALKMGDD from the coding sequence ATGACAACGCCGCTTTCCCATATTCGCAACTTCTCCATCGTCGCCCATATCGACCATGGCAAGTCCACCCTGGCCGATCGCCTGATCCAGACCACGGGCGGGCTGGAACAGCGCGAGATGAAGGAGCAGGTGCTCGATTCCATGGATATCGAGCGCGAGCGCGGTATCACCATCAAGGCGCAGACCGTGCGCCTGAGCTACAAGGCGCAGGATGGGGAAACCTATATCCTCAACCTGATCGACACGCCCGGACACGTCGACTTCGCCTATGAAGTGTCGCGCTCGATGGCCGCCGTCGAAGGCTCGCTGCTGGTGGTCGATGCCTCCCAGGGCGTCGAGGCGCAGACCCTGGCCAATGTCTACCATGCGCTCGACGCCAATCACGAGATCGTCCCCGTCCTCAACAAGGTCGACCTGCCCGCCGCCGACATTCCGCGCGTCAAGCAGCAGATCGAGGACGTGATCGGCATCGATGCCTCCGAGGCCGTCGAAATTTCCGCCAAGACCGGCCTCAATATCGAGGGCGTGCTCGAAGCCATCGTCACCCGCCTGCCGCCGCCCAAGGGCGATATCGACGCGCCGCTCAAGGCGCTGCTGGTCGACAGCTGGTACGACACTTACCTCGGCGTGGTGGTTCTCGTCCGCATCATCGATGGCGTGATGAAGAAGGGCCAGAAGATCCGCATGATGGCCTCGGGCGCCGTCTATGAGCTGGATCGCGTGGCCGTCAACACCCCGAAACTGGTGGAAGTCAAGGAGCTCACTCCCGGCGAGCTCGGCGTCTTCACCGCCTCGATCAAGGAAGTTGCCGATACCAATGTCGGCGACACGATCACCGACGATCGCAAGCCCACAAGCACGCCATTGCCGGACTTCCGCCCGGCACAACCCGTCGTGTTCTGTGGTCTGTTCCCGGTCGATGCCTCGGATTTCGACGAGCTGCGCGCTGCCATGGGCAAGCTGCGCCTCAATGACGCGAGCTTTTCCTTCGAGATGGAAACCTCGGCAGCGCTGGGCTTCGGCTTCCGCTGCGGGTTCCTCGGCCTCCTGCATCTCGAAATCATCCAGGAACGCCTCAGCCGCGAGTTTGATCTCGATCTCATCGCCACCGCACCGTCGGTGGTTTATGAGGTGCAGATGCGCGACGGCGAGACCATGATGCTGCACAATCCGGCCGACCTGCCGGATGTGATGCAGATCGAGGAAATTCGCGAGCCGTGGATCAAGGCAACCATCCTCACCCCCGACGAATATCTCGGCGCCATCCTGAAGCTTTGCCAGGATCGCCGCGGCGTCCAGAACAATCTGAGCTATGTCGGCAATCGCGCCATGGTCGAATATGACCTGCCGCTCAATGAAGTCGTGTTCGATTTCTATGATCGGCTGAAGTCGATTTCCAAGGGCTATGCGAGCTTTGACTATCATCTCGACACGCATCGCCCCGGCGATCTGGTCAAGCTGACGATCCTGGTCAATGCCGAGCCGGTCGACGCGCTCTCGATGCTGGTGCACCGCTCCGTCGCCGAGACGCGCGGCCGCGTGATGTGCGAAAAGCTCAAGGAGCTGATTCCGCCGCATCTCTTCGTCATCCCGATCCAGGCGGCCATCGGCGGCAAGATCATTGCCCGCGAAACTGTCCGCGCCATGCGCAAGGACGTGACCGCCAAGTGCTATGGCGGCGACGCCACCCGCAAGCGCAAGCTCTTGGACAAGCAGAAGAAGGGCAAGGCCAAGATGCGCCAATACGGCAGCGTCAACATCCCGCAAGAGGCGTTTATCAAGGCGCTGAAGATGGGCGATGACTAA
- a CDS encoding HNH endonuclease, with translation MTFGVFIHRADSIYDDSPSKQYQFPRQYLERASACIGDWVVYYEPVKVRNSKGYYAIAKVERIVPDPTAPNMYLALIEPGTYLEFPNVVPFDDGSGVIEAGLLNEQGRISGRAQAAVRPISPMDFDRILKRGLAEDQPLLPRIGAAHLLPDLANAFGEDQQAPFAFEIDRQRVTAMTTRVVRDRVFRRVILRAYDERCAVTGLKLINGGGRAEVDAAHIRPVEHSGPDIVNNGVALSGTAHWMFDRGLIGFSDDLDIIVSRHVNDRDGVESLINKTGKLIGPIASRDRPHPAFLQWHRENCFKQ, from the coding sequence GTGACCTTCGGCGTTTTCATCCATCGTGCCGACTCGATCTATGACGACAGTCCATCCAAGCAGTATCAATTCCCGCGCCAATATCTCGAGCGAGCATCGGCCTGCATTGGCGATTGGGTCGTTTATTACGAGCCGGTGAAGGTCCGAAACTCCAAGGGCTATTACGCTATCGCCAAGGTTGAGCGCATTGTGCCCGATCCGACGGCGCCAAATATGTACCTAGCGCTGATCGAGCCGGGGACGTACCTTGAGTTTCCCAATGTCGTGCCGTTCGACGATGGTTCGGGTGTCATCGAAGCCGGTTTGCTCAACGAGCAGGGCCGTATTTCTGGCCGCGCCCAGGCGGCAGTTCGGCCAATCTCGCCCATGGATTTCGATCGCATTCTGAAGCGGGGACTAGCCGAAGACCAGCCCCTGCTGCCGCGCATTGGCGCTGCACATCTGCTGCCTGATCTCGCCAATGCGTTTGGCGAGGATCAGCAGGCGCCATTTGCTTTTGAGATAGACCGTCAGCGCGTAACAGCGATGACAACACGTGTCGTGCGTGACCGCGTGTTTCGCCGGGTCATTCTCCGTGCCTATGACGAGCGCTGCGCGGTGACTGGGCTGAAGCTGATCAATGGGGGTGGTCGCGCGGAAGTGGATGCCGCCCATATTCGTCCAGTTGAGCACAGCGGGCCGGACATTGTGAATAACGGCGTAGCGCTCTCCGGCACGGCACATTGGATGTTTGATCGCGGGCTGATTGGCTTCAGCGATGATCTGGACATTATCGTCTCGCGGCATGTGAATGATCGCGATGGCGTGGAAAGCCTGATCAACAAGACGGGAAAACTGATTGGGCCGATCGCGTCACGCGACCGGCCGCATCCGGCATTTCTGCAATGGCATCGCGAGAACTGCTTCAAGCAGTGA
- a CDS encoding glutathione peroxidase, with protein MTTLGTFTLPLLDGTAQPLSAYAGKVVLVVNTASQCGLTPQYDGLEALWQRYGEQGFVVLGFPCNQFGGQEPGTDGEIAEFCETQAGVTFPMFSKIEVNGAGEHALYRWLKADQPGDISWNFAKFLIGRDGQVKARFAPSDEPAGLAAAIEQQL; from the coding sequence ATGACCACGCTTGGCACCTTCACCCTTCCCCTTCTCGATGGCACCGCGCAGCCCCTGTCTGCCTATGCAGGCAAGGTGGTGCTGGTGGTCAATACCGCCAGCCAGTGCGGCCTCACCCCGCAATATGACGGGCTGGAAGCGCTGTGGCAGCGCTATGGCGAGCAGGGTTTCGTGGTGCTGGGCTTTCCCTGCAACCAGTTTGGCGGGCAGGAGCCGGGCACGGATGGCGAGATCGCCGAATTCTGCGAAACGCAGGCGGGCGTCACCTTCCCGATGTTTTCCAAGATCGAGGTGAATGGGGCGGGCGAACACGCACTCTACCGCTGGCTCAAGGCCGACCAGCCGGGCGATATCAGCTGGAATTTTGCAAAATTCCTCATTGGCCGCGATGGGCAGGTCAAGGCGCGCTTTGCCCCGTCCGACGAGCCGGCAGGGCTTGCTGCGGCAATCGAGCAACAGCTTTAG